AACCCTTTCCCGCCAGGGGAGAGCTATTTGTTGCGATTTGTTTTCCTTGAACCCTCTCCCTCGACGGGAGAGGGAATTAAAAATCTTCAACACCCATTACTAAAGAGATCGGATTAAAGATCTTCAACACTCATTACAAAGAGAGTTGATTAAAAACTACGGTTCTTCCCGCAGGAAGCGTTTTTTTCTACGTCCTTTCTCCCGTTAAGGGAGAAAGAACCTTGGTTTTTCTTTTCCCTGTAACCTATTCCCTATTCCCTATTCCCTATTCCCTGTTAACCTGCTTTTCCACCTGCTTTTTATCTGTCTCGTAGCAACATGTATTTACCTGCTTCTCTGATGGTCATTGTCCTTCCGTTATTTCTCTGGAAACTATGGGCGGAAGGATGATAGGTGCTAATACCTGTGTTTCCAGAGTTGCTTTCTGGATAACGGCCTGTATCAAGGTCAATGCTTATCTGACCACTACCAAGAATGCGAGGCAAGTTCTTTTCTGCACGGCCTGCTTTCAGGCTAAAATCAATGTGATAGGGGTTAGAAGCTCTGCTTTGTCTTCGATCGATGGCACTGTTCAGTGCATTGGCTTCATTACCTTCCAAGCGGGTAAAGTGGATGCGTGCCACTCCGTCCCGACTTTCTTCTGCACTCAGATTGCTAACGTCCCGGGTATAGAGGGTGTTTGGCGCAATGGTTAAACTAGCCTTGCCATCCGTAATGACTACTTCCCGGTTCATACTGGCCAAAGACTGTACTGGAAAGGCTACGATAAAGTCGTTATATCGGCTGTGTTCTGCACCGGAAAAATCAATGCGGTAGGGAGCTCTGCCGTCAGGAATTTCGCGACTTCCAATGGTTCGGACTACTGTACCATTAATGATTTCTTCTCTTCCCTGGGTTTCCAACTCTTCCCGCTGTCGATCCAGTTCTTCCAGCTTTTCTTCCAGTTTTGGATCTTCATCTGGATGTAAGGTTCGTGCGCTGGTTTCCCCGGATTCAATGGCACTGCCGTATTCATTCAAGGCTCTTACCCGAAAGTCGTAGCGGGTATCTGGCTCCAGATTTCGCACCAGGTAGTCGGCGTCATTGGCTTCTGCGATAAAGGTGTATTCTCTTTCTGCACTTCTTTTGCCGTATACTTCGTAACTGGCTGCGGCGTTCAAAACACCTGGATCGGATTTGGACCAGATCAGGTGGATACTTCCTTCTGATCCAGGTACGGCTTCTACTACCAGCGGTGCATCTGGTACTGGTATATCATAGTCGAAGTCTGGGGCATCATCTGGGTCGGAAAGTCCTTCATCTGGATTGAGGATGATCAAGTCATCATGTTCCAGATCTAAGGTTTCTGGGAACTGAACCCGCATGACGTTTTCACTTTCCACGTTAACCGTATTGGCAGCAACGCCACCAACAACGGCAAATTCCCTATTTCTTCCTTCTTCATCTACTCCACGAATTCCTTCCCCATGAACCTCCATGTCGTCGGTTACTTCATTGATGGGTACCAGTCTTCCTCCCAGAATTACCTGGGCTCCGTTCATAAACATTTCACCAGTTAATGTGATCTCTGTATCCATATCGTTGGCAAAAATCCGTGGTGGGTCTACGCTTTCGATGTTGGGCTGACTGATGTATTGGAATTCGCCGGGGGGCAGGCTCAGTTCTCCGTCCGGGTTTTCTACCCGAACCCGGACATTTCCGTAACGTGGACTTTCCGGTGCCACTACTTCTAGTTGTCGGTAATCCACATATTCTACATCGCCGGAATCTTCATCTACCCGAGCTTCTCCAAAAAGAACTCCGATAGGATCGCTATAACCATCCATTTCCTGGCGGAAATCATTTCCTCTGATCGTAAGTCGGGTTCCACCGGTGACCGGACCTTTGTTGGGGGTGACCGTATCCAGTCGAGGGTTGGATTCTCCCCGAGTAACTTCCAGGTAAATGGCAATGGCTTCTTCTCCCTGATAAAGGGCTTCTTCTGAGTTGGCGGACCCGCCATCAAAGTTGGTCACAACAATACGATATAAATTGTTAATGGTGTTTTCCGGCAATTCCGGAAGTTCAAAGACCAGTTGGTTTGGCAATTCATCTTCCAGCCGGTTTGGATGGTCTGGTCCAAGGGTTAGAATATCTCCTACTCGAATGGTGGCATCTTCCCGGAAATCAGTCCCGACAATACGGATAATATTACCGCCCCGCTGGGATACTTTTTGAAGCATGACTTCGCCATAGCCTTCCCGAGTTTCTCTAACCGGTTCTCGGCCTTCTCTTAAAATATTGGTAATCACTGGGTTACTGTCTGGTGTGATATATTCAAAATCCGAATTGGCGGTTCCCCCATCTGGATTGATGACGGATAGCCTTACGCGGCCAGTGGTAAAATAGGAAGGCATAGTGGCCACGATATGACCTTGATTCCGATGGGCTACTTCCGGGGCATAGCCGCCTTCTACAAATAATCGACGGTTCCTAATTTCCAGTCGCACCAATTCTTCATAGGGGTATTGGATGGTTTCTCCATCTTCTTCCCGGCTTAAATCTCTGGTATTGATAAAGACCTCCTCGCCGGCTCCAAAGCCAAGATACTCATGGCGATAGGTGTTTCCCTGATCGGTGATTTGAACGTTTAGGACGCCTCCATCCCCTGAATTATAATCAAATCGAAGGCCGTCTTCCAAGGTGACTCGAGTTCGGTTTACTTGAATCACTCCACTGTTTTCATGCTCCCGAGGTAGATCTGCATTGGTTCGATTCCCTACTCTGACACGGGTTAGCCGGGTATCTTCTTCCCGTACCGAAACAAGAGGGCTGTTTTCTTCGTATTCTTTGGTCATCAGCGTTACCAAGTCTTCTTCTAAAGCCTGCCCCCTTATTTCTACAGAGGTGCCTCCTCGCCGATCTCCTTGTGGTGGGTTCACACTGGTAATTTGTGGGTCTGAACTCTCAAAACTAAAGTTAACGGTATTGGAGATGCCGGCATCGTTGTTGACGATATACACTGGAACGGTTCCTTCATTGGGCCCTACGATTACTCTTAAAAACTCGCCGTCAAATTCTACCAGTTCGGCTTCTTCTGTTCCAAAAAACACCCTGGGATACAGGTCGTCCAAGAGGACATCAAATTCTGAATCATAACGGGAGGGACGGGTTATATCTGGATTGGCAGTAATCGTTTCAATCAGATTCCCGTCTTCATCCCGGATACGGCGGAAATCTCTGAAATCCACCCCGAAGATTTCTACGGTATAGCCTCCAGCCGCGGATCCAGCCGTTGGAACAATGCGCTCTATTTCTGGATTACTGGTGGGTACTACATAGGTATAGCCTAATAGTTCCTTCTGAATAGTTTGTTCATTTCCATCAGCATCCCGCTGAACCCTCTCTACGGTGATGGGATTATCGTAGTCTACGCTGAAGGTTCCTCCGTCGGAGTTTAACAAGGTTAAGGGCAAGGTGATTTCTCGCTGCCCTTCCTGCTGTAAGTTACCGGCATAAGGCGGTACCGTCAACACAATCTCCCGGCTGTCTACGGATAAATTGATATTAGCCCGGGGAACTTCCTGGGAGCCGATAAAGATACGAATACCTTCCGTAAAAGAAGCGTCGGTTACGGCTTCATCTAATTTTAAGGTGACTAAATTGCCACCACTATCCGGCCCTAATTCCGGCACAATATCTCGAAGGGCTGGGATGTTTTTAGGTTCTCCCAGATAGGTAAAAGCATTTTGCAGGGTTGCTTTTTGTGTGTCCGGATTCACCACAGAAACATCATAGGTGCCGGGGCCAGCCCAGTCAGCTCCCATCATATTTGGGACCCGGGCATGAATTTCGTTACTGCCCAGAACTTGTACCCGATTGCCGGTGATCCGGTCGTAACTTCCAACTCTCTCTACTGTGTAAGGAGTATAGGCTCTTAGGGTCATGCCGTCTATTTCCAGCACTCCGTTTTGGAGTTGCTGAATAACCACATTTCCACCTTCTTCCACTCCTTCAAACTGATCTTCTTCTTTGTTGTAACGAATACGCCAGGAATTGGCAGCACCATCTTCCAAGTAGTACTGATTTTGTCGGTTACGAACCAGACGAAAAAAATGTACTGGTGCGTCCGGATCCATTGGGTATTTAATAAAGATAACGCTGTCGAATCCGTCTCCTGTCCGCCAACGATCCGTTTCTTCCTGATATACAAACACTGATTCTTCAACGGTTCGATTTATTGCGTTGAACGGAGTCAAAGCAATTCTTGTACCATCCCGGTTATAGCGGTTGATATCCCTGCCTCCGATTTCCACTCGACTCCCCATCAGTCGGTTCATAATAAAGGCATCGATATCATCTATATTATTGACGACAATGGTGGGGTCCGGCCGGAAAAAGTCACTTCCTGTCAGGGTTAGCAGGGTATTTTCTGTGCCTCTGTCCGGTGTGACGCTGGTAAGCGCCGGATTGGTATCGGTTTCTGTATAGGTAAAGGGATGGGTGGCAATACCACCTTCCGGATTAATGACCTGCAACTGAGTCTCACCAGGCCTATTTCCCGGTGGGGCGATAAATTCGATATGCTCTAAGCTTCGATCCGTAATGGCGGTGACTTCCTCGCCACCAATATACAATCTGGCATCAGAACGTAACTGACTGCCATCAATTCGCACCGGTACGCCGCCTTCCATGGCTACCAAATTGGGTTCCACATTGGTAATACGTGGGTATTGGTTCGGATCTACATAGGTAAAATCAACCATATTTTCAAACCGTCTAAAAACCGCATAATCATCGCTTTCTCGACGAGGATTGCTGATACGGATATCCCTATTGGTGGTGTTGGTAACAGGAAAACCACTGGTACCGGTTTCCAGCGTCATGACAATGGTATCTCCAATCTGGTTGGCACCTTTTCCGTCCACCAAGGTCCCCCCTTGTAACACTTCAAATTTGGTGGGGCCATACCGATTCCCTTCAATTTCTCCCGGTTCAAGGC
Above is a window of Tindallia californiensis DNA encoding:
- a CDS encoding IPT/TIG domain-containing protein, which codes for MTINRHQNQFRKRFFHKKRIQPRRAIAGLLLVAFFVSILPVAPNQGFGILSAWASDLERPTVTIRTDLADFDQTGKTISVNEPESVGSVNRSIEVEDTSEGVYTIPAGDLSYGLGATTQGNLPEDFKNIESVTLIFYQELADGTLERDIKIYENIRENMPRITNIIKPIVSDDEMIVINSDKTDITNLAEDNFIVNVGSTEARVITNDDSPEGDGLSDKQIGLVPKEGSFTGGVNDIIVQRETEKETTTNSLRNVDTYRNAVTIITDLELDGIEMFPTMGRVGSQVEFTRGNMSPNGYDVYFVENLTNINLFNEEAKAKPVSLPVEVDDQWVYTVEVPNVRAGRDYFVVLTPPGRLDTRYVMDSQFRVIEIEDSPILEGFDPTSAPTRRPTEVELWGSYWTRLAVPGLEDYVLAGDSDFDPATAIRFEIGGDLYDHIPEGESVETLVIQYEGSGDFRFSDDGDDYPILSVERRFRVYMGQDLSIHEFTHNSSQDGFEDGQGADNSLKVRTRDFSDDQAGPVPVELEVETMIRIEDLGSPSGERVLSLRENLLAPGDFTYIPSTEQPDVTDIVPTIFPLQTEPTGGVGHINDRIGPLQVVIRGENFLVTRYEDADGQDRIAQPRVELGSTIIDPGLEPGEIEGNRYGPTKFEVLQGGTLVDGKGANQIGDTIVMTLETGTSGFPVTNTTNRDIRISNPRRESDDYAVFRRFENMVDFTYVDPNQYPRITNVEPNLVAMEGGVPVRIDGSQLRSDARLYIGGEEVTAITDRSLEHIEFIAPPGNRPGETQLQVINPEGGIATHPFTYTETDTNPALTSVTPDRGTENTLLTLTGSDFFRPDPTIVVNNIDDIDAFIMNRLMGSRVEIGGRDINRYNRDGTRIALTPFNAINRTVEESVFVYQEETDRWRTGDGFDSVIFIKYPMDPDAPVHFFRLVRNRQNQYYLEDGAANSWRIRYNKEEDQFEGVEEGGNVVIQQLQNGVLEIDGMTLRAYTPYTVERVGSYDRITGNRVQVLGSNEIHARVPNMMGADWAGPGTYDVSVVNPDTQKATLQNAFTYLGEPKNIPALRDIVPELGPDSGGNLVTLKLDEAVTDASFTEGIRIFIGSQEVPRANINLSVDSREIVLTVPPYAGNLQQEGQREITLPLTLLNSDGGTFSVDYDNPITVERVQRDADGNEQTIQKELLGYTYVVPTSNPEIERIVPTAGSAAGGYTVEIFGVDFRDFRRIRDEDGNLIETITANPDITRPSRYDSEFDVLLDDLYPRVFFGTEEAELVEFDGEFLRVIVGPNEGTVPVYIVNNDAGISNTVNFSFESSDPQITSVNPPQGDRRGGTSVEIRGQALEEDLVTLMTKEYEENSPLVSVREEDTRLTRVRVGNRTNADLPREHENSGVIQVNRTRVTLEDGLRFDYNSGDGGVLNVQITDQGNTYRHEYLGFGAGEEVFINTRDLSREEDGETIQYPYEELVRLEIRNRRLFVEGGYAPEVAHRNQGHIVATMPSYFTTGRVRLSVINPDGGTANSDFEYITPDSNPVITNILREGREPVRETREGYGEVMLQKVSQRGGNIIRIVGTDFREDATIRVGDILTLGPDHPNRLEDELPNQLVFELPELPENTINNLYRIVVTNFDGGSANSEEALYQGEEAIAIYLEVTRGESNPRLDTVTPNKGPVTGGTRLTIRGNDFRQEMDGYSDPIGVLFGEARVDEDSGDVEYVDYRQLEVVAPESPRYGNVRVRVENPDGELSLPPGEFQYISQPNIESVDPPRIFANDMDTEITLTGEMFMNGAQVILGGRLVPINEVTDDMEVHGEGIRGVDEEGRNREFAVVGGVAANTVNVESENVMRVQFPETLDLEHDDLIILNPDEGLSDPDDAPDFDYDIPVPDAPLVVEAVPGSEGSIHLIWSKSDPGVLNAAASYEVYGKRSAEREYTFIAEANDADYLVRNLEPDTRYDFRVRALNEYGSAIESGETSARTLHPDEDPKLEEKLEELDRQREELETQGREEIINGTVVRTIGSREIPDGRAPYRIDFSGAEHSRYNDFIVAFPVQSLASMNREVVITDGKASLTIAPNTLYTRDVSNLSAEESRDGVARIHFTRLEGNEANALNSAIDRRQSRASNPYHIDFSLKAGRAEKNLPRILGSGQISIDLDTGRYPESNSGNTGISTYHPSAHSFQRNNGRTMTIREAGKYMLLRDR